In Leptolyngbya sp. NIES-2104, the genomic window CGTGATCCGAGCGAATCGGAAATCTACATCGTGGAAGGTGATTCTGCGGGTGGGTCGGCGAAGCAAGGACGCGATCGCAGATTCCAAGCAATTCTTCCTCTACGCGGTAAGATTCTCAACATCGAGAAAACCGATGACGCGAAGATCTACAAAAACACTGAAATTCAAGCACTGATCACAGCACTGGGATTAGGAATCAAAGGCGAAGAATTTGATGTGTCTCAATTGCGCTATCACCGTATCATCATCATGACTGACGCGGACGTGGACGGAGCACACATTAGAACTTTGTTGCTGACCTTCTTCTATCGCTATCAGCGGATGATGGTTGACCAAGGCTATGTGTATATTGCTTGTCCTCCGTTGTACAAAGTAGAGCGCGGACGCAATCACTACTATTGTTACAGTGAGCGCGATTTGCAAGAACGCTTATCGACTTTCCCGGACAATGCCAGCTATCACATTCAGCGCTTCAAAGGGTTGGGTGAAATGATGCCTCAGCAGCTTTGGGATACCACGATGAATCCTGAAACTCGGACGCTCAAGCGAGTGGAAATCGAAGATGCTGCGGAAGCCGATCGCGTCTTTACGGTATTGATGGGCGATCGCGTTGCACCTCGTCGGGAATTCATCGAAACCTATGGCTCGAAGCTGAACCTGACTGACCTCGACATCTAAGCCTATGAGTGCAACTCTGATTCAAAGTCCCGATCGAGTCATCTTACGAAACATTAGCTGGCAGTCTTACCAGTCTCTTGTGCGTGACTTTGAGTCAGAGCCTTGTTTGCGTCTGACTTACGATCGTGGAACTTTAGAAATTCGGATGCCACTTGATCCACACGAATCCTTTAAGAAATTGCTGGGACGATTGATCGAGGCAGCGACCGAAGAACTTGATCTAGAGATTCGCAGTCTGGGATCTCGGACGTGCGATCGCGAAGATTTATCCAAAGGATTAGAGCCGGATCAGTGCTATTACATTCAAAACGAAGCACAGGTTCGCGGTGTTGCTCAAATTAATTTAGGGCACTTTCCGCCGCCTGATTTAGCGGTTGAAGTGGACATTACTTCGAGTTCACTCAATCGCTTCTCGATTTATGCTGCTTTGAACGTGCCGGAAGTGTGGCGATTTGATGGGGAATCGTTGACGATTTACTCGTTGCAAGCAGGAGAATATCAGATTTGCGATCGCAGTCTTGCGTTACCGATTCTCACCGCAGCGGATGTGATGCGCTTTCTGGGACAGTATTCTAGTATTGGTGAGAATCGTTTGATTAAGCAGTTTCGGCAGTGGGTTCGTAATCACTGACCGCGCTGCCTTCGGGCTTCATAAAGCATTAGAGCAGTCGCGATCGCAACATTCAAAGATTCAACGCCTTCCGCTAACGGAATTGTCGCTTGGACATCCGCGAGGTTTAATAATTCGGGTGAAAGTCCGGCTCCTTCGTTTCCCATCAGAATTAAACTCGGTTGAGAAAAGTCGATTTCCCAATAGGTTTTTGTTGCTGTGGGAACGGTGGCGATGATTTGCATTCCTTGGGATTTCGCGATCGCAATCTCGCTTTTCAAACTAGACCGAATGGACATCGGTAAACGAAACCATTGACCCGCTGACGATCGTAAAACTTTCGGATTTTCGATATCCGCACAGTCTTCATTTAACCAAAGTCCTTCAACTCCAGCAGCAGCGGCAGTTCGGATAATCGTGCCTAGATTGCCAGGATCTTGAATCGTTTCGAGGACTAAACCGAGTTGAGAAAATTCGACTGGGCGAGTGTGAAAATGCTTGATCGTGGCAACAATTCCATCCGGTTCGACGGTGGTGGCGATCGCTTTTAGCACTTCTGGGCTAACGAGTTCCAATCGCTCGGATCGATCGGGCAATTGTTCAAACAAATTCTGATGCTGAGCTTGCCAAGATTCGGTGCAGCAGACCGTGAGAAAAGAGAGATCGATCGCTAAAGCTTCCTCAATTAAATGCGTTCCTTCGAGTAAGAAAACTTGTTGCTCCCGTCGTTCTTTGGTGCGGTGAAGCTTTCGGAGTTGTTTAATTAACGGGTTTTGCAGACTGGTTAACATCTTAGTTCTTGGCACTTAAACGAATTGTAGAGCGTCGCTGGATTCCTGCTACACTCAAAAAACTTAATTTTGGCGCTCTTGTAATGCTGAGAAAAATTTGGCGATCGCTGATCCTCTCTGTTCTCTGCTTGTCCGTTCTGATCGGTTGCACTCCATCTGAAACGGCAACCACCGAAACCGGACGAATTACGATCGGTACCACTGCCACGGTTAGCACACTCGATCCAGCCGATGCTTACAACACGTTTGCAGGCAACTTATTGTATAACTTAGGCGATCGACTTTATCGCTACAAACCGGGTACAGGTGAGTTAGAGCCACAATTAGCAACAGCATTACCTAAAGTGAATGCGGATCGGTTGACTTATACGATTCCATTGCGAAAGGGAGTTGTATTTCATGATGGTGAACCGTTTAATGCAAAAGCGATGGAGTTTTCGTTGAAGCGGTTTATTGAAAATGGTGGAGGACCTTCGTTTTTATTAGCAGATGTGATTGATTCAGTTTCTGCTGTCGGAGACGATCAATTAGTCATTAAGTTACAAAAACCGTTTGCTGGATTCCCTTCACTACTTGCATTTTCGGGCGCATGTGCAGTTTCTCCCAAAGCTTACAAAATTGGAGAGAAAGCTTTCGAGTCGAAAACGTTTGTTGGGACTGGACCTTACAAATTGGTGAAGTTTGGCAATGATTCGATCGTGTTCGATGCCAATGATCAGTATTGGGGTGGTAAACCTGCGAATCGGGGCGTGAATGTTCAGTTTTTCTCAAGTGCTGCAAATTTATTTAATGCGTTTCGGACAGGTGCGATCGATGTTGCAGGTCAAGGTCTTGCGATCGAACAAGTTCGTAATCTCAGAGAGAACGCAAGTGAGAATACTTGGAAGATGCTTGAGCGATCAGGAAGTGGAATCGATTATTTAAGCTTGAATGTGAAATCTCCGCCGCTCGATCGCCTTGAAGTGCGACAAGCGATCGCGGCAATGGTCGATCGTCCCATTCTCGAAAGTCGGATTTTTCGGGGGCAGGTTGAGCCTTTATACAGCTTGCTTCCAAATAGTTTGCGTGAACAGAAACCTGTGTTTAAGGAATTGGGCGATCGCAATATCGATAAAGCTCGAAAGCTATTAACCAAAGCGGGCTATTCTGAATCGAAGCCGCTGCAAGTTGAACTGTGGTATCGATCGAACGTTTCGAGTGATGGACTGGCAGCGACGACTTTAAGAGCGATCGTGCAAAAGTATCTTGGTAATTTGATGCAAGTTCAACTTAATAGCGTTGAATCGGTGACAGCAAACGCGAATGTAGAGAGTGGTGCATATCCGATCTTTTTGTGGGATTGGTCGCCGGATTTTCTCGATGCAGATAACTATATTCAGCCGTTTATGGAATGTGCTAAAGGGTCAGCACAGAAAGGCTGTGAGAAAGGATCAACCGTGGTGCAAGGGTCGTTTTATTACAACGATCGAGTGAATGAATTAATCGATCGAAGTCGCAAAGAACAGAATCCGGAAGCTCGGAAGCGGCTATTTGAAGAGCTACAAACGATTTTGGTGAATGAGGTGCCATTCATTCCGCTGTGGCAAAACAAAGATGTTTTATTTGTGCAGAAGAACATTCAAAATGCGACTTTGGAAGTGACGCAGAAGGTTCCATTTGCAACGATGAAGAAGGTTTAAAGATGTTTGAGCAATCTTCGTTCGTTGCTACATCCCGCCCTGAAATGAATTTCGGGCTAATCGACGAAAGTCCATTAGAAATGGACTAAGAATCTGAAACTCTCTTAGTCTACTTCAGTAGACTTTCCACTATTAGCCCGAAATTCATTTCAGGGCGGGATGCAAACGAGAGCGAAGGGACTGTTTATATCTTTGAGGCAGCCTCGTAGTGACATTACTAGATTGAGTGTCCGCCTCAATCAAAGCTAATTTCGATCGCTCATTTGATGCAATTCACCCATTGCCGCTACGATCGTTTCCGCTTCTCCACTAATCCGCCATAAAGTGCGACTCGCTTCCTTACTCACTAGCTCATATTCACCCCGAAACGCCTCGATTAGTGCTGGAATCGCTGATTTTGCTTCATGACCAATACAGCCAAGTGCATAAGCCGCCACCCATCGAACTTGCCAATCTTCATCCTTCAGTGCAGCGATCAGTGCTGGAATCGCAGGTTTTGCGGCTGAATTAAAACTTGCTAACACCCAAGCTGCACTGCTACGAACATAAGGCGCTTTTGCATCTAAAGCGCTCACTAAAGCAGGAATCGAACTCACACCCAATTTTCCAAGGGTTGCGATCGCTTCACTGCTGACTCGTCGATCGTCATCCCGCAACCGTTCGACCAGTGCTGGAATTGCCGTCCGCGCTTCAGGACCGATATGCCCGATCGCTCTTGCGACTTCCCGCCGAATGCACCAATCGCGATCTTGAAATTCCCGCACTAAAGCAGGCAACACATCTTTAGAAGCAGACCCTAGTTCGCCCAGTTCTCGAATCGCTTCTACGCGAGCGATCGTATCTCCAGCGGAAAGCATCGGAGTGAGTCGTCTCAGGCGTTGATCAACCTGCGATTTGCGTAAGACTTCTGCACTCAGTCCAACTCGCTGCCCTAATTGTTCCATTACAAAGTCGGGCACATCTATCTCAGTACTACGAGTCAGACAACAATCACGCATGGCTAAGAGAAAGCCTTGAATCGTGTCAGGTGAACCGGGCATCGCGTCTGCTTGCATTAACCACTGACTCCACAATGCTCGATCGCTTTGATATTGTTCAACTAAATGCAGCGCTGCCAAACATTCTGCAAGTGGATCGAGCGCGAAACAGATTTGATCTTGAGCCGGACCGATCGCTTGAACAATCCGCAATCGCTTTTCTAAATGTTTTAGTCTAGCTTTAACGGTTTCCTCATCAGCTTCAGTTTGAGATTGTAGTGCATTTAGAATCGCTTCTCGTTTTGTAGGAGCGGGACGGTAATAGTGTTTCAGACATTCCCAAGCAATAATCTTGGTATCTTCGTGAACGGTTAAATTGTCTGGTTCATCTTCTGCGGTGTCGCGATTTAACTCATTGAGATAGCTCAACATTAAGTCTGGAATGTTATCCGGCAAAATGCCTTCACTACCTTCTTTCTTCGCGATCATCTGCTCAGCGTAGAGCTTTGCTAAGAGAACGGTGATGTTTCGCTGTCCGACCATTCTCGATAGCTGTCCGCAGGCATCAAAATATTCTGGATCGGTGAACAGTTCTCGCTTGTGTCGTTGATTGAGATAAGCTTCGAGAAATGACGATAAGCGATTCCCTTCAATTCGGAGCGGTTTTACAGTCGTTTTGGGAACTTCGTCTAGCGTTTCTTCCACTCGCGAAGTCACGATCAGCGCATTAGCGGGAAAATCTGGGTGTCCGGGACGAATTTCTTGACGCGTTTCTTCGCTTAGTTCAGATAAGCGATCGACAATTACTAAAATCCGTCGCTGCCTCAAAAGCTTTTCGAGAAACTCATCGGTAATCGGCTCTGCCGCATCGATTAGAGCTTGCAACTGTCCGCGAATGGCTTCCCGAAATGGACTCTTTTCTCCTGGCAGCTTGAAGTCTAATTCTTGCTCGATCAACACAGGTAACATGCGATGACGACTTAACCGCTCGAATTTGCTATCAGACATTGCCCATTTTGCTAACTGACAGGCGAGACTCGTTTTACCGATACCGCCTTCGCCCCAGATTAGTAAGCATTGCCGCCCATCCCAGAATGTCATGTGCAAATCATAGCTACAGAGTTCTGCGATCGCAGTTCCATCCATCACCACCGGAATCGGAATGTAGACTTTACGATCGCTGACCGTATTCTTATGCGCGAATGCTTCTCGTGCAACTTCAATTTGCTTTTTCACCCAAGAATCTAACACGCGAGGATGATAGTGAAGCCAACCAATAAACAACACAAAGCGCAACGGAATTTTGATACTTCCTCCTAAAGGGCTGGGAATTTCAAAATCTGTATAAGGTTGCAGTGCGTTATTGAGTTTGAGTAACCAGAGCGGACGAATAAGCAATACTATCAACCATAGAGATGGCATCGATAATATATACAGACCGATTAATGCGATCGCAGGATTCGCCTGTGACCACTCTAGAACCCGCTCAAACAGACGGGAATCCTTTTCGTTTCTCAACGATTTGACCGCTCGACGAACCATATCCGTCACATCTTCGTTAAATCGAGCGCTTGGATCTTCTAACGTCGTTAAAGCCATTTCCAAAGCTCCGAAAGCGGTCACTAAATCGGTCGCTGATAACTTTGCCGCTTTATCCTGCAACACGCCTGCCAGTCGAGAAATTGATGCTGCCGCGTTCGTTCGTACACCCGCGTTTTCATCTTTTAGTCCATTGACTAAATCGGGTAACGCCGATCGCGCTTCGAGTCCAATTCGACCGAGTGCAATCGTCGCCTGCGATCGCACATCTTTATCTGGATCTTTTAACGCTTGAGTGAGTTCGGGCACCGCTAATTTTGCATCGGCTCCGATGCGACCGAGTGCGACTGCCGCCCAAGACCGAGTATTGCGATCGGGATGCTGCAATGCCTGTCTGAGTTGCGGAACGGCTGCGATCGCTTCTTTCTCAAAGCTTCCGAGTGTGGATGCCGTTTTCACCCGAATTTCTAAATCTGGATCGCTGAGCAATTTTGCTAAGAGCGGAACGGCTGATTTGGCTTCTACTCCTAACTTTCCAAGCGTCACGATCGCGGCGAGTCGCACGTCTCGTTCTGGTGCATTTAACGCATCGGTCAACGGTGACACCGCTAGTTTTGCCTCGGTTCCGATTGCCCCGATCGCATTAATCGCTTTCACTTGCACAGTTCGATTCGGATCAGTCAATCGATTGATTAGCTCTGGAACTACATCTTTTGCCGCACTGCCAAAATTCCCCAAAGCTTGAACGGCTCCGATTCGGATATCGGCATCTTTATCACGCAGCACGCTTACCAACGGCGGAATGGCTTCTTTTCCAGGCTCTTCGATTTTTGATAACGCCGCCAGAGTCGCTAAGCGAACTTCCTTAGAAGGACTCTCGATCGCTTCCATCAACACCGGAGTTGCAGTCCGGGCGTTTAGTTCACCCAGTGCCCAGATTGCAAATACTCTCGATCGCTGTGGTTCTTTTGAATTCTTCGCAAGACTGACTAAATTATCGATCGCAGGTTTGCCGAGCTTTCTAAGAGCCGCGATCGCCGATTGAGACTGTTCTGTCGCTGCTAATTTGCGAATTTCTGCGGGGCTGGTTTGGGCAGAAACTGCGATCGGACTGAAAGCAACGGTCAAACAAAGTAACGTAACCTGGCTGGCAAATGAGAACAGTTGACGGGTGCGCGATGCCATAGAAAAAGCCTGCAAACGAACTTAATCGATTGCAGGGCTGCAATTCGGATTTGGATGCGAGTGAACTTTACAGAAAAGCTCTCCGTAAAATTCCAGTTCTTCAAACACGATGCAACCCTGACTCCGTAATAGTTCCCAGAGCGATCGACCAAATAACGTTCTCTAGGGCGTGTTTTAAGAGGGGTTCACTTCGTTATCCTCCCGCCCTGAAATAGAATTTCGGGCTAATCGACGAAAGTCCATTTCAATGGACTAAGAGCATTGAAATGGGTTCGGAGTCTACTTTTAGTAGACTTTCGCTCATTAGCCCGAAATTCATTTCAGGGCGAGACAGAATCGGAGCGAAAAAGTTTTAAAGCGCCCCTAACCTGACGCTTCGCGCTCTTCGATCGAATTTCACTTTCGTTAAGTATTTATTCTTAATGCTGAGCCTTTCTGGGGTTCAGTGATTTCACTCAATCGTTTGCATAGATTAATTCAGAGTTTAAACTTTCTTTAATTTGTATTCACCTTTTCTAATCATTTCCCTATACTGATTTGCATGAGAGCGGCAACTGAACCGCCAGCGAACAAGTTTTCGTACTACCAAATAAACCTTATTTACTAGGAGTAAAGTGATGACCTTGGCAAACAGTCAAAGCCTGGAAAATTCTGCTATCTTGTTTAACCTCAAAAGCTTCTCTGTTTGGGTTTTTACGCTGACTGTCTGCATGATTGTGGTCGGATTTCCAATGTTTATTTTGGTGGTTTCGCTTAGTGCTTTAGCAGCATTTGTTCTCGATGCGATTCTGCCGTTTAGTTCGATTCTGTTTGTCTCCGCTCTGGTCATTGGGGTTCATGCGTTCGGCATTATGTTTGCCTCGGCTTGGCTAACCTCCAAAGGCATTCATCCTCAAGAAGTTGAAATGTTCCGCTGGTTAAACGGTAAGGAAAATCCTTTACATACTTCTGTGTATGCGTCCTGCCCGCTGACCTGCGAAATCGCTGAATAAGCGAACTGTCATTCGGTGAACTGGTCTGACTCCCCCGGCTTCGGTCGGGCTTTTTTATGAGAAACAACTTTACATTTCTTAATTCTATTTCGATGCCGAATCCCGAATGATGGGGGTGGCACGATCGAGCAATGCTCCGGATTTTTACGGGCAAAATAGAAAAATTGATCGTTCCTTGTTGTTGGGTGAGTTCTGATGCTTAAGTTGCCGATTCCAGTTTGTCTGATTGTGGGAACGCGTCCCGAAGCGATTAAGATGGCTCCGGTGATTCAGGCGTTTGCACGATCGCCCCTGTTCGAGACGCAAGTTGTGCTCACCGGTCAGCACCGCGAAATGGTCGATCAAGTGATGCAACTGTTCGATCTATCAGCACAGCATGATCTCGCGATTATGCAACCGAAGCAGACCCTGACCGATATTACCTGCTGGGCATTGCGCGGATTGGAGGAACTGTTTCAAACGATCCAGCCCAAAATGGTCTTGGTGCAGGGAGATACAACGACTGCTTTTGCTGCGGCGCTGGCTGCGTTTTATCAGAAAATTCTGGTGGGTCATGTGGAAGCGGGATTGCGAACCGAGAATGTTTTCAATCCGTATCCTGAAGAGGCAAATCGAAGATTGGTTTCGCAAATTACACAGCTTCACTTCGCGCCGACAGCGTTATCAGTTGAGAATTTAAAGCGATCGAACGTTTTGGGCGAGATTCATCAAACCGGAAATACAGTGATCGATGCGCTGCTGGCGGTTGCCGATCGCAATCCTCCCTGTGATATCCCCGGTTTAGATTGGTCGAAGTACCGGACGATTTTGGCAACGGTGCATCGTCGAGAAAACTGGGGGCAACCGCTAGAAGATATTGCCCAAGGATTTCTCAAAGTCCTGAATCAGTTTGAAGATACGGCTTTGCTGCTTCCGCTTCATCGCAATCCGACGGTTCGCGAACCATTGACCGCAATTTTGGGCAATCATCCGCGAGTCTTTCTCACTGAACCATTGGATTATACCGATCTCGTTGGCGCGATGAAACGATCGTATTTATTGCTGACCGATTCGGGAGGCATCCAAGAAGAAGCACCGAGTTTGGGTAAACCTGTCTTGGTGCTGCGGGAAACGACGGAGCGCCCTGAAGCAGTGATGGCGGGAACAGCGAAATTAATCGGGACGGATTCGGACAATATCTTGAAAGAGGCGGGCGAACTATTGAGTAGTTCGATCGCCTATCAAACAATGGCAAATGCGGTCAGTCCGTTTGGGGATGGATTGGCTTCGGAACGCATTGTGCAAATCGTGGAACGCTATTTGTCTGAGCGTTTAAGCTAACGCGAATTCGATGAATGTCTTCGCCGCCAAAAGACCGATCGAATTCGCGTTATTCTGGATAAGCCCTTTCGCCTCTTTGTCGATCGTTGTCCCCGAATCCCCGCCAACTTGCATTTACCGCGCTCCGATCGATTCACAAAGGAGCGTTTGCCGATGTTGCCGTTGATCAAGCGTTGCAGCAGGCTGAGATGTCATTGCTCGATCGACGTTTATTCACCGAACTCGTTTACGGCACGATTCGCCGCCAAAGAACGTTAGATGCGCTGATTGATCAATTCGCCAG contains:
- a CDS encoding HEAT repeat domain-containing protein, whose product is MASRTRQLFSFASQVTLLCLTVAFSPIAVSAQTSPAEIRKLAATEQSQSAIAALRKLGKPAIDNLVSLAKNSKEPQRSRVFAIWALGELNARTATPVLMEAIESPSKEVRLATLAALSKIEEPGKEAIPPLVSVLRDKDADIRIGAVQALGNFGSAAKDVVPELINRLTDPNRTVQVKAINAIGAIGTEAKLAVSPLTDALNAPERDVRLAAIVTLGKLGVEAKSAVPLLAKLLSDPDLEIRVKTASTLGSFEKEAIAAVPQLRQALQHPDRNTRSWAAVALGRIGADAKLAVPELTQALKDPDKDVRSQATIALGRIGLEARSALPDLVNGLKDENAGVRTNAAASISRLAGVLQDKAAKLSATDLVTAFGALEMALTTLEDPSARFNEDVTDMVRRAVKSLRNEKDSRLFERVLEWSQANPAIALIGLYILSMPSLWLIVLLIRPLWLLKLNNALQPYTDFEIPSPLGGSIKIPLRFVLFIGWLHYHPRVLDSWVKKQIEVAREAFAHKNTVSDRKVYIPIPVVMDGTAIAELCSYDLHMTFWDGRQCLLIWGEGGIGKTSLACQLAKWAMSDSKFERLSRHRMLPVLIEQELDFKLPGEKSPFREAIRGQLQALIDAAEPITDEFLEKLLRQRRILVIVDRLSELSEETRQEIRPGHPDFPANALIVTSRVEETLDEVPKTTVKPLRIEGNRLSSFLEAYLNQRHKRELFTDPEYFDACGQLSRMVGQRNITVLLAKLYAEQMIAKKEGSEGILPDNIPDLMLSYLNELNRDTAEDEPDNLTVHEDTKIIAWECLKHYYRPAPTKREAILNALQSQTEADEETVKARLKHLEKRLRIVQAIGPAQDQICFALDPLAECLAALHLVEQYQSDRALWSQWLMQADAMPGSPDTIQGFLLAMRDCCLTRSTEIDVPDFVMEQLGQRVGLSAEVLRKSQVDQRLRRLTPMLSAGDTIARVEAIRELGELGSASKDVLPALVREFQDRDWCIRREVARAIGHIGPEARTAIPALVERLRDDDRRVSSEAIATLGKLGVSSIPALVSALDAKAPYVRSSAAWVLASFNSAAKPAIPALIAALKDEDWQVRWVAAYALGCIGHEAKSAIPALIEAFRGEYELVSKEASRTLWRISGEAETIVAAMGELHQMSDRN
- a CDS encoding RNA methyltransferase; amino-acid sequence: MLTSLQNPLIKQLRKLHRTKERREQQVFLLEGTHLIEEALAIDLSFLTVCCTESWQAQHQNLFEQLPDRSERLELVSPEVLKAIATTVEPDGIVATIKHFHTRPVEFSQLGLVLETIQDPGNLGTIIRTAAAAGVEGLWLNEDCADIENPKVLRSSAGQWFRLPMSIRSSLKSEIAIAKSQGMQIIATVPTATKTYWEIDFSQPSLILMGNEGAGLSPELLNLADVQATIPLAEGVESLNVAIATALMLYEARRQRGQ
- a CDS encoding ABC transporter substrate-binding protein, encoding MLRKIWRSLILSVLCLSVLIGCTPSETATTETGRITIGTTATVSTLDPADAYNTFAGNLLYNLGDRLYRYKPGTGELEPQLATALPKVNADRLTYTIPLRKGVVFHDGEPFNAKAMEFSLKRFIENGGGPSFLLADVIDSVSAVGDDQLVIKLQKPFAGFPSLLAFSGACAVSPKAYKIGEKAFESKTFVGTGPYKLVKFGNDSIVFDANDQYWGGKPANRGVNVQFFSSAANLFNAFRTGAIDVAGQGLAIEQVRNLRENASENTWKMLERSGSGIDYLSLNVKSPPLDRLEVRQAIAAMVDRPILESRIFRGQVEPLYSLLPNSLREQKPVFKELGDRNIDKARKLLTKAGYSESKPLQVELWYRSNVSSDGLAATTLRAIVQKYLGNLMQVQLNSVESVTANANVESGAYPIFLWDWSPDFLDADNYIQPFMECAKGSAQKGCEKGSTVVQGSFYYNDRVNELIDRSRKEQNPEARKRLFEELQTILVNEVPFIPLWQNKDVLFVQKNIQNATLEVTQKVPFATMKKV
- a CDS encoding Uma2 family endonuclease, with translation MSATLIQSPDRVILRNISWQSYQSLVRDFESEPCLRLTYDRGTLEIRMPLDPHESFKKLLGRLIEAATEELDLEIRSLGSRTCDREDLSKGLEPDQCYYIQNEAQVRGVAQINLGHFPPPDLAVEVDITSSSLNRFSIYAALNVPEVWRFDGESLTIYSLQAGEYQICDRSLALPILTAADVMRFLGQYSSIGENRLIKQFRQWVRNH
- the wecB gene encoding non-hydrolyzing UDP-N-acetylglucosamine 2-epimerase — protein: MLKLPIPVCLIVGTRPEAIKMAPVIQAFARSPLFETQVVLTGQHREMVDQVMQLFDLSAQHDLAIMQPKQTLTDITCWALRGLEELFQTIQPKMVLVQGDTTTAFAAALAAFYQKILVGHVEAGLRTENVFNPYPEEANRRLVSQITQLHFAPTALSVENLKRSNVLGEIHQTGNTVIDALLAVADRNPPCDIPGLDWSKYRTILATVHRRENWGQPLEDIAQGFLKVLNQFEDTALLLPLHRNPTVREPLTAILGNHPRVFLTEPLDYTDLVGAMKRSYLLLTDSGGIQEEAPSLGKPVLVLRETTERPEAVMAGTAKLIGTDSDNILKEAGELLSSSIAYQTMANAVSPFGDGLASERIVQIVERYLSERLS